The sequence CGCCCCAAACCAAAGCGGCAATGATTGAGGTGGATAAGATAGCTCCCATCAGGCAAAGCACCAGGCCCCCCAAGCAAATCGCCCCATCATCATCCAGTAAGCCGAAGCCAACGACAAAAATGCCCATCGCGGGTAGGGTATTCGTGCCAGGAATGGGAATCATCATGGAAATGGCCATCAACGCAATCGCCATCCCCAAAATCACCCGGCCTGGCGTACTGGTACAGATGGGTAATAAGCGTGGCCGGGAAATAGCTTCAATCCGCTTCAACCAAGGAATCCCCGCTTTAATCACGCCCTGGGCCTGGGGCAAGGGAATTTGGTAGTGCATGATTTTATTGGGGAGCCACGGTGTCGTTTTCCCCGCAATCAGTTGCATCGCGAGTAAAAATAGGGCCACTCCAAAGGGGGTTGAATAACCAGGGGCCGGAATGGGCAATGCAGAGGGGAGGGAGAGAATCACCAATAAAAAACCAAAGATACGTTCCCCGGCCTGGTCAAGAAGGGCGGCTAGGCTGACGGTTTCCATCTCCGGTGGAGGAGACTCGATAAAATAACGATGCAGGTCTTGGGAGAGTTTGGCCATGGTGGAGACAGAAACTAAGCGCGATGTTTAGCTTACCAGGCCTGTCAGTGGATTAATCGGAGTTTGTCATGCTGTACCGCCGTTTTGGCCGCACCAACTTAGCCATGCCCGTTTTCTCCTGTGGGGGGATGCGTTATCAATACAAATGGCAAGATACCCCCTGGGCAGAAATTCCAGCGGATAATCAACATAACCTTGAAGCCACCATTCACCAGGCCCTGGCTTTAGGGATCAACCACATTGAAACGGCTCGTGGCTATGGCACATCAGAACTGCAACTGGGGCAAATCCTCCCGAAAATCCGGCGCGAAAAACTGATCGTCCAAACCAAAGTTTCCCCCACCGCCAACTCGGTTGAATTTAGCAAAACCCTAGAGCAATCCCTTAACAATCTCAACCTAGACTATGTGGACTTATTGGGGATTCATGGGATCAATAACGCCGAATTACTCGATCAAACCCTCCGGCCAGGTGGATGTTTAGAGGTTGCCCAGCAATTCCAGGCCCAAGGGCGGGTACGGTTTATTGGTTTTTCCACCCACGGCCCTCTAGAGATCATTTTGCCGGCCATTGAATCGGGGCAATTTGACTATCTCAATCTCCATTGGTACTACATCAATCAAACCAACTGGCCTGCCATTCTCGCGGCGCAAAAACAGGATCTGGGAGTCTTTATCATCAGCCCAACCAATAAAGGCGGAATGCTCAATCAGCCACCGGCCCGCCTGATGGAACTGTGCCAACCCCTAAGTCCGATGGTGTTTAATGACCTATTTTGCCTCAGCCATCCACAAGTGCATACCCTGAGTATTGGTGCTGCCCATCCCGAAGACTTCCCAGAACATCTGAAAACCTTGGAGTTGCTGAGTCAAGCTGATACGATTCTGCCACCCATCCTCCACCGCTTAAACCAGGCCCTGATTGAGACCCTTGGCCAAGACTGGTGTGAGACCTGGACCCAAGGCTTACCCGATTACACAGAGGTTCCTGGACAGATCAATATTCGGACAATCCTTTGGTTACGGAATCTGGCCTTGGCCTGGGGCCTGGTGGACTATGGGCGGATGCGATACAACCTGCTTGGGAATGGTAGCCACTGGTTTCCAGGGGAGCAGGCTAAAGACCTAGAGTGCATCAGCCACCAGCAACTCCAACAATGCCTCCAGAACAGTCCCCAGCGAGAGATGATTCCTCAGTTACTAGTGGAAACCCATCAACTTCTTGGCGGGGCGGCCCAAAAACGTTTATCTCAAAGTTAATAAAGCCAACTTTAGGAATGACTCACTGTATTCTCAATCTAAAGCTGTAATTTGGAATAACTCATGGTTGATCGCAAATCGAGTCACAGTGATCCATTTTGGGAAAATCAATATGCAAGACTGTTCATCGGGCTAATTTCTCTCATTCTGATTCCGACCCTTTTCTCAGAGCGTTGGTCATCACTCATTTCCTTCAGTCTAGAAACATTCGTAATTGTACTGATCCTACAGATCCTACGCGCTCGGCGAATTAAATTTTATATTTACTTAGTCGTCAGTTTATCTATCTTTGCCTTAGAATTATTGGACTATTTTTCTAACTATGTTCAACAAAATATTGGTATCTTAATTGACTTATTAACAGGGGTAGTTCATTTAACATTTAGCTTTATGGTCATTCAAGTTATTCTCAAGAAGATATTTACGCAGCAATCTGTAACGAGAGACTCAATTTTAGGCGGGGTCAGCGTTTATTTACTACTGGGCTTTAGCTGGGCATTTGCCTACCGAATGCTTTACAACCTGGATAGTAGTAGTTTTAACTTGACTAAGGGGGTGGATATTTCCTGGGAACTAGGCTATTTCAGCTTTGTTACGCTAACAACGGTTGGGTATGGAGATATTACGCCTGCCACTGGAGTTGCTATGGCCTTATCCATTCTTGAGGCTGTTATCGGGCAAATGTATCCAGCAATTATTATTTCTTGTTTAATTAGTCAATATCTTTCCTCCAGCCAGGCCCCACGATTGTAATTTTTCTGGAAGTTTCTTATTCGTTAGATTTAATATCTAACAATCCGCTTTCAAATATGAGAGAATGAGTAATGTATAGTCATTTCACTTAAGAATGAAACACAGAAATGCTTGAAACCATCACCAGTGGTACTCTTGAATGTCTCACTTTTGGCAGAAATGACTATAGTATGGATAATCTCATGGATGAACTCAATCAATTTATAGATACGTGTCTAGATTCAAGAGAAATGAAGCGCGCCCTAGCGGTAAAGATGACACTAGAGGGATTTACGCATCAGCAGATTATGAATATTCTCCAAGTTTTATCCGGATTTTGCTACGCACGACCTTCAGTCTATACGAAATGGAAGCAAGCTTTTTATTGTCCGGTGTCAACACATTAAAACTGGGCTACAAAGGCAAGACTGGATATTGATCAGATTTTGAAAAACAACAGGTTATTCAGTGGTTAAAACAACAGAATCATTGGAATCTTGAAGAATTAGAAGCATATATATTAGAAACATTTGATGTTGTTTATGCAGCCAAGTCAAGTTATTATAATTTATTGCATGAGGCGGGTCTATCTTGGCAAAAAGCCCAGGTCATTCATCCCTTGAAAGACCCCGAGAAAGTCGCCTTAAAAAAAAGAGATTTGTCAGGCCCTAGAGGCGCGTCGCTTCAGTATTGAATCTGGGGAAACCTTGGTCTATTGCGTAGATGTTGGCCTAACCTTCCGGAGGGATTGAGTCATTTAGTCTGGGGAGATACTTGCAGATATACCTGAGGCAAAACAGATACGGGAGTACAGATTCCTATCTCTAACCTAAAGCAAAACTAAGGTAGGAAGACTCCGGTATTCTGTAATTCATCTAAGCGAGCTAAGACTTCCCGACTATGGCTGGCGGGGCGAACATCCACAAACCGATTTCGCAAAATACCTTCAGGATCAATTAAAAAGCTATGACGCAGAGACACAAACCCCAACCACGATCCATAGGCCTTGCTGACTTTGCCATCCGCATCGGACAAGAGCGGAAATTTCAAACCTTCGGAATCACAAAACTCGGCGTGGGAATCTACTGAATCTGCACTTACCCCAATAATGGCCGTATTCCGGGTTTGATATTCTGCCAAATCTTTTTGAAAGCGTTGGGCTTCTAGGGTGCAGCCGGATGTAAAGTCTTTGGGATAAAAGTAGAGCAATACCCATTGTCCCCGAAGGTCTGCTAGAGAAATCTCCCCATCACCGGTGTTGGTCGGTAAGGTGAAGGTGGGTGCAGGTTGATCTAATTCCGGGAGTTTGCCACCGAGGGCATAGGCTGTTTGATTCCCCGCCAAGAGACCCCAGGCCATGACCACCCCAAGCAAACCCATAATCCACTGACGGCGCGTTGGCATTGTCCTTAACTCCCAGAAAATTCTGATTGATAGCAGCCCTTCTTGTTATAGCAAGATCACCCGATCAACAGCAGGGGCCTGGACAATGGCAACTACTAGGCAAAACTCAGTAATTTAGCTAGTCTGGAAGAGATGCTCCTCATTGTAAGGAATCGTTGGTATGGGACTTTTTGATCGAATTAGCAAAGTCTTCAGTTCTAATATCAATGCAATGGTCAGTGCGGCTGAAGATCCAGAAAAAATGCTGGAGCAGGCCTTGATTGACATGAATGAAGATTTGGTCAGTTTACGCCAGGCCGTGGCCCAAGCGATTGCATCCCAAAAACGTTTAGAGCAGCAGTACAACACCAATCAACAACAAGCCAGTGAATGGGAACGCCGGGCCAAGTTGGCACTCACGAAAGGAGATGAAGCCCTCGCCTTAGAAGCCTTGAACCGGAAGAAAACAAACACCGAAACTGCCTTAGCCCTGAAAGCTCAACTCGAGCAATCCGCAGCCCAAGTTGCAACCCTCAAGAAAAATATGACTGCCTTGGAGGGTAAAATTTCTGAGGCCAAGACTAAGAAAGATATGTTGATTGCCCGCGCCCGTGCTGCCAAGGCTAGCGAGCAAATCCAGAAAGTGGTTGGTAATATTAACACCAGTAGTTCTGCTGCCTTGTTTGAGCGGATGGAAAATAAGGTCTTGGAACAAGAAGCCCGCTCGGAAGCCATTGCTGAACTCAGTGGCAGTGCCTTAGAAAGCCAGTTTGCCCAACTTGAAAGTGGTGATGTCAACGACGAATTGGAAGAACTTAAACGGCAGATAGCTGGTACTCCATCAACGACTGGGGCTTTACCCGCTGCGAGTTCGCCATTTCCTGTTGATGCTTCTTCCTCCCCACCCTCCTATCAATCTACGGTTCCCAGCGACCCAGATATTGATGAAATCAGAAGGGCACTAGAAAAAAACTAGTATCTACTAGCAAGATTTCAGAACAAGCCTCTTATTTATCGAAAATTTTGGGTCTAAAACCCGTCCTGCTACGCACGCAAGCTATAAGGATGGCGGAGTGTCAACTTGTGAATCAACCCTCGCCTCCACAGGTGAATGGGGTATCGGTATCAAGAAATGCTCAGTTGCTCATCTCAATGTAACTACATATACTCTTGTCCTTGATTCTTAACATAGCTGGCAATCATTCCCTCATCACCATGTTGACAAACTGTACTGACAAAATATCCCTCACTAGAAAATTCTCCTCTCCAGAACTGATGTTTGATCTGGGGGCATCCCTATCCTGCCTTGATGAAGTAACGCCATACTTACGCAACTACTCTATAAAATCTATAAAAAAAGAACTGAAGAAAAAGTCCCCAGTTCTGCATTAATTTTATTTGGAATGTTTAAGAAATTCAGAAGAATCAACCTAAAATTGGAAAGTTGTCCGTACCACTCCTAGAACAATCGGAGCGTTAGCCGAGTTGTTGTTGGGGTTGAAGATACTAATAATTCCAGGGGATAGAGAAATATTCCGACTCAACTGGAAGCGGTAGAAACCTTCCAAGTGATAGGTATTGAAAGGAGTAATATTTGGGTTTCCGGCCAATGTGTAGTTAGTACTAATGGTTTGGGGAGGCTGCCCAAAGATTAAACCCGCCACATCACCCTTCTGCCACAAGTCAGGAGCAGCAGCCGTAATCGCCCAGTTTAGCAATGACGCATTTCTTCCAGTGACGGGGCCACCTTGGGGTTGATTCACACTAGAATAACCAACCCAGCCTGAAAGGGTAAATTGGGGAATGACTAGATAGGTAAATTGAAACCCAAAGTTATCGGAAGCAACATTACCGACACCTCCACTTAGGGCAGCAGAGGCAGTTGGATTGTTGGCTGATCCAGGATAACCAGATGTGCCAGTTCCACCGCTGGGATCAACACCAAAGGCCCGGACGTAGGTTACCCCCAGTGCAAGGCTTTTGACTGGACGAACATTAAACTGCGCTAAGGCACTATAGGAATCCCCAATGAAACCACCAGGCGGGGATGGATTCCCAGGGCTACGATCAAAGGTGACACCACCGGGAGCCGTTGTGTTGGTTCCGCCACCCAAGTAGCCCAGGGTAAAGTCAACACTGGTGCCTGCTTGCTTATTTTCTGCAAACTTGTAGTTGAAGGTCACACCCGCCGCACTGTTCGCATAAATCCGATAGATTGGGTTAAAGCGACCAAACCGAGATAAGGCTCCTGTTTCCCCAGACGAGAAATAGGGGTTGAAGGTAAAGGTGTTATCTTCCCACTGACCGGCATTAGCATCCGCAAAAACTGTCAGATTTTTAATTGGCGAAAACCGATAAAACAATTTTTGCAATTGAAACGTATTGCCACTGTCGCCGTCATAGGCTAACCGGCCTGCGTTAGTTCCAGTAATTGAGGAATAGTTGACAATGTTCCCCGCTTGCAAACGAATCCGCAGTAGGTCGGTTCCAGTAAAACTTGTGTCAAAGTTAAGCCGAGTCCGGCTGCTGACAATCAAGTTATCAACAATGTTTGGGCCAGCAGTATTCACACCTCCAGGCCCAGGCGGGTTAGCCCGTTGTCCACCCAAGACATCAGATGTGTTGATGACGATGTTACCCGCTAGCTTGGTTAAGGTTGCGAATTGGGTTGCTTCTAGGTTGCTCGTCCGGGCTTCCAGGTTGTTGACTCGACCTTTAATAACAGCTAGCTCACTGGCAAATTCTTGGGCCAAGCGTTGGACAGCAGCCAAGTCTTCCTTCGTGGCAAATCGGTCACTAATAACATCTAAGC is a genomic window of Pseudocalidococcus azoricus BACA0444 containing:
- a CDS encoding exopolysaccharide biosynthesis protein — encoded protein: MAKLSQDLHRYFIESPPPEMETVSLAALLDQAGERIFGFLLVILSLPSALPIPAPGYSTPFGVALFLLAMQLIAGKTTPWLPNKIMHYQIPLPQAQGVIKAGIPWLKRIEAISRPRLLPICTSTPGRVILGMAIALMAISMMIPIPGTNTLPAMGIFVVGFGLLDDDGAICLGGLVLCLMGAILSTSIIAALVWGGTSLYDTLKEGLKSLFQ
- a CDS encoding aldo/keto reductase, which gives rise to MLYRRFGRTNLAMPVFSCGGMRYQYKWQDTPWAEIPADNQHNLEATIHQALALGINHIETARGYGTSELQLGQILPKIRREKLIVQTKVSPTANSVEFSKTLEQSLNNLNLDYVDLLGIHGINNAELLDQTLRPGGCLEVAQQFQAQGRVRFIGFSTHGPLEIILPAIESGQFDYLNLHWYYINQTNWPAILAAQKQDLGVFIISPTNKGGMLNQPPARLMELCQPLSPMVFNDLFCLSHPQVHTLSIGAAHPEDFPEHLKTLELLSQADTILPPILHRLNQALIETLGQDWCETWTQGLPDYTEVPGQINIRTILWLRNLALAWGLVDYGRMRYNLLGNGSHWFPGEQAKDLECISHQQLQQCLQNSPQREMIPQLLVETHQLLGGAAQKRLSQS
- a CDS encoding potassium channel family protein — encoded protein: MVDRKSSHSDPFWENQYARLFIGLISLILIPTLFSERWSSLISFSLETFVIVLILQILRARRIKFYIYLVVSLSIFALELLDYFSNYVQQNIGILIDLLTGVVHLTFSFMVIQVILKKIFTQQSVTRDSILGGVSVYLLLGFSWAFAYRMLYNLDSSSFNLTKGVDISWELGYFSFVTLTTVGYGDITPATGVAMALSILEAVIGQMYPAIIISCLISQYLSSSQAPRL
- a CDS encoding helix-turn-helix domain-containing protein codes for the protein MQWLKQQNHWNLEELEAYILETFDVVYAAKSSYYNLLHEAGLSWQKAQVIHPLKDPEKVALKKRDLSGPRGASLQY
- a CDS encoding peroxiredoxin: MGLLGVVMAWGLLAGNQTAYALGGKLPELDQPAPTFTLPTNTGDGEISLADLRGQWVLLYFYPKDFTSGCTLEAQRFQKDLAEYQTRNTAIIGVSADSVDSHAEFCDSEGLKFPLLSDADGKVSKAYGSWLGFVSLRHSFLIDPEGILRNRFVDVRPASHSREVLARLDELQNTGVFLP
- a CDS encoding PspA/IM30 family protein translates to MGLFDRISKVFSSNINAMVSAAEDPEKMLEQALIDMNEDLVSLRQAVAQAIASQKRLEQQYNTNQQQASEWERRAKLALTKGDEALALEALNRKKTNTETALALKAQLEQSAAQVATLKKNMTALEGKISEAKTKKDMLIARARAAKASEQIQKVVGNINTSSSAALFERMENKVLEQEARSEAIAELSGSALESQFAQLESGDVNDELEELKRQIAGTPSTTGALPAASSPFPVDASSSPPSYQSTVPSDPDIDEIRRALEKN
- a CDS encoding iron uptake porin; this translates as MSRILWKLLATTPALALGVSSGVYAAEANSSLLQLTPGELNSAPTSLTTLPAQPTTNLAQSLPAMRSSPSVSSLEADPLAGTLAPAAPSTQPQTQSAIGSRAQQSIPQVTSVSQLSDVNPTDWAYQALASLVEKYGCIAGYPDGTFRGNRAATRFELAAALNACLDVISDRFATKEDLAAVQRLAQEFASELAVIKGRVNNLEARTSNLEATQFATLTKLAGNIVINTSDVLGGQRANPPGPGGVNTAGPNIVDNLIVSSRTRLNFDTSFTGTDLLRIRLQAGNIVNYSSITGTNAGRLAYDGDSGNTFQLQKLFYRFSPIKNLTVFADANAGQWEDNTFTFNPYFSSGETGALSRFGRFNPIYRIYANSAAGVTFNYKFAENKQAGTSVDFTLGYLGGGTNTTAPGGVTFDRSPGNPSPPGGFIGDSYSALAQFNVRPVKSLALGVTYVRAFGVDPSGGTGTSGYPGSANNPTASAALSGGVGNVASDNFGFQFTYLVIPQFTLSGWVGYSSVNQPQGGPVTGRNASLLNWAITAAAPDLWQKGDVAGLIFGQPPQTISTNYTLAGNPNITPFNTYHLEGFYRFQLSRNISLSPGIISIFNPNNNSANAPIVLGVVRTTFQF